In one Moritella sp. 5 genomic region, the following are encoded:
- a CDS encoding LPS O-antigen chain length determinant protein WzzB, which translates to MINQPQQLSSYDNNDEIDLFELFSTLWQEKLKIISVTLVFMTVSLVYALNATETWSVSATIDTPTSQQIKQYNLNRVLINEGIKTLKNNAGLNNGAELNTTEQVINITTNNNGNDNDNNELPTIKELHELFVSEARMTTNQIKFFKSQSLFKTVVAEEQLDLVAQNNYAYEWVEKNISFTAENLKKVNFNDKIGTNISISAIKPADALALNQAYLNFINEMMMVRLRNLISSELSLALQQLVSYNENTTSSKKIILEQKINDIAINIQIAKRANIKNFVTQNISLESAPKYAKGYEILSAEKFVLSQQLASYENNAVINSNALLIDKWLNFDKTMQLDDFNFYRFTDEPKLPKTRDKPKRALILVLGTLLGLMLGVAYVLVMSAVRNHNKPKEA; encoded by the coding sequence ATGATCAACCAACCTCAACAACTTAGCAGTTATGATAATAACGATGAAATAGATCTTTTTGAGCTATTTTCCACTCTATGGCAAGAAAAGCTAAAGATTATCTCAGTGACACTCGTATTTATGACCGTCTCTCTTGTTTATGCTTTAAATGCTACTGAGACTTGGTCAGTAAGCGCCACAATTGATACCCCGACTTCACAACAAATAAAGCAATATAATCTCAATCGGGTACTGATTAACGAAGGTATTAAGACATTAAAAAATAATGCAGGATTAAACAACGGTGCTGAATTAAACACTACTGAACAAGTGATTAATATTACCACCAACAACAACGGCAACGACAACGACAACAACGAGCTACCCACTATTAAAGAATTACATGAGTTGTTTGTTAGTGAAGCGCGGATGACGACTAACCAAATTAAATTTTTTAAAAGTCAGTCATTATTTAAAACCGTAGTCGCCGAAGAACAGCTTGATCTGGTCGCACAAAACAACTACGCGTATGAATGGGTAGAGAAGAATATATCCTTTACTGCCGAGAATCTTAAAAAAGTCAATTTTAATGACAAGATTGGTACTAATATTAGTATCAGTGCAATCAAACCCGCAGATGCATTAGCGCTTAATCAGGCTTATCTCAACTTTATTAATGAGATGATGATGGTACGCCTTCGTAATCTCATATCCTCGGAATTATCTCTAGCCCTACAACAACTGGTTAGTTATAACGAAAACACAACCAGTAGCAAAAAAATCATACTCGAACAAAAAATAAACGACATTGCGATAAATATTCAAATCGCAAAAAGAGCGAATATTAAAAACTTTGTGACTCAAAATATTTCGCTCGAATCAGCACCTAAATATGCCAAAGGTTACGAAATATTATCAGCAGAGAAATTTGTATTAAGTCAACAACTAGCTAGTTATGAAAACAATGCAGTGATAAACAGTAATGCCCTATTAATAGACAAATGGCTTAATTTCGATAAGACAATGCAACTCGATGATTTTAACTTCTATCGCTTTACAGATGAGCCTAAGTTACCAAAAACACGTGATAAGCCAAAACGTGCGCTTATTCTAGTATTAGGTACATTGCTTGGTTTAATGCTTGGTGTTGCATATGTATTAGTTATGAGTGCAGTTCGCAATCATAATAAACCTAAAGAAGCTTAA
- a CDS encoding polysaccharide export protein, producing the protein MKHYKKLLLVIAFPVILAGCTVPGTYLNVGYKQASASANDDSSETVDILERVNLYPLTADKMARYKAPRLSAQINPELDAKLAAYEYRIGAGDILNVTIWDHPELTIPAGSYRSASESGNWVHADGTIFYPYIGFVAVAGKTVVEIRAMLTEKLAKFIETPQVDVNVAAFRSKKAYITGEVNKPGQQFISNVPLTLLDAVNHAGGLAADADWRNVTLTRQGVEQKLSLHALMQRGDLTQNRLLIPGDIVHVPRNDGQKVFVMGEVNEPKLLTIDRAGMSLTEALSNVGGINQLAADATGIFVVRANRSAESETKTDTSSNTIADIYQLDITNAAALVIGTEFELKPYDIVYVTAAPITRWNRVIGQILPTISGFNNLAEGINRTRTW; encoded by the coding sequence ATGAAGCATTATAAAAAATTACTGCTAGTTATTGCTTTCCCTGTGATTCTAGCCGGTTGTACTGTACCTGGGACTTACTTAAATGTAGGCTATAAGCAGGCATCTGCAAGTGCCAATGATGATAGTTCAGAAACCGTTGATATTTTAGAGCGTGTTAATCTATATCCATTAACAGCAGACAAAATGGCAAGGTATAAAGCACCCCGTTTGAGTGCGCAAATTAATCCTGAATTAGATGCCAAATTAGCCGCCTATGAATACCGTATTGGTGCGGGCGATATTTTAAATGTAACAATTTGGGACCATCCAGAATTAACCATTCCTGCGGGCTCTTATCGTAGCGCGAGTGAATCGGGTAACTGGGTGCATGCCGACGGTACAATTTTCTATCCTTATATTGGTTTTGTGGCTGTTGCAGGTAAAACGGTCGTTGAAATCCGCGCCATGCTAACGGAAAAATTAGCCAAGTTCATTGAAACGCCGCAAGTCGACGTTAACGTAGCCGCGTTCCGTTCTAAAAAAGCCTACATTACGGGTGAAGTGAACAAACCCGGTCAACAATTTATTAGCAATGTGCCACTAACATTATTAGATGCAGTAAACCATGCTGGCGGCTTAGCAGCTGATGCTGATTGGCGTAATGTTACTCTGACGCGTCAAGGTGTTGAGCAAAAGTTATCTTTGCATGCCTTAATGCAACGTGGTGATTTAACCCAGAATCGTTTGTTAATTCCTGGCGATATTGTTCACGTCCCACGTAATGATGGTCAAAAAGTGTTTGTCATGGGTGAAGTGAACGAACCTAAATTATTAACGATTGATCGTGCGGGCATGAGTTTAACTGAAGCATTAAGCAATGTTGGTGGCATTAATCAACTGGCTGCCGATGCTACTGGTATCTTTGTGGTGCGCGCGAACCGCAGTGCTGAATCAGAAACTAAGACAGATACTAGCAGTAATACCATTGCAGATATTTATCAATTAGACATAACGAATGCAGCCGCGCTGGTTATTGGCACTGAATTTGAATTAAAACCTTATGATATTGTCTATGTGACGGCAGCACCAATTACCCGCTGGAACCGTGTTATCGGTCAGATATTGCCTACAATATCAGGCTTTAATAACCTGGCTGAAGGCATTAACCGTACTCGTACTTGGTAA
- a CDS encoding protein tyrosine phosphatase (Wzb shows phosphatase activity towards the autophosphorylated Wzc protein, which induces colanic acid biosynthesis; catalyzes the phosphorylation of UDP-glucose dehydrogenase, an enzyme involved in colanic acid biosynthesis): protein MFNNILVVCVGNICRSPSGEYLLKSLLPNKNIASAGVGALVGKPADKLACQVAEENGISLVGHQGRQLTSALCREFDLILVMEQGHINAVTNIAPEARGKTMLFSQWLQKQDIPDPYRQSKEAFEHAYNLIEASAKAWAQKLG from the coding sequence ATGTTTAATAATATTTTAGTGGTGTGCGTGGGTAATATTTGCCGCTCACCATCGGGCGAGTATTTGCTTAAGTCGTTATTGCCGAATAAAAACATTGCTTCGGCAGGCGTTGGTGCGCTTGTCGGTAAACCTGCAGATAAACTGGCTTGTCAGGTAGCAGAAGAAAACGGCATCAGTTTAGTCGGTCATCAAGGTCGTCAACTCACCTCGGCATTGTGTCGTGAATTTGATTTGATTTTAGTAATGGAGCAAGGCCATATTAATGCGGTGACTAACATTGCCCCTGAAGCGCGTGGTAAAACCATGTTATTCAGCCAATGGTTACAAAAGCAAGATATCCCGGATCCGTACCGCCAAAGTAAAGAAGCGTTTGAGCATGCTTACAACCTAATTGAAGCTTCTGCAAAAGCATGGGCCCAAAAGCTAGGTTAA
- a CDS encoding polysaccharide biosynthesis tyrosine autokinase: MSSNTLNQTNKSQQSLPSSGADEIDLGKLFGILLDARWTIVAVTFIFAIFGVGYALLATPVYKADALIQVEQKTGGMSALVGDMGDMFSSESSATTEVEIIKSRMILSQTVDKINLTTIAEPKYLPYIGKGLARMSEQQKSITISRFEIPSYAAPLFSLTIDDASKGEYSVYDDDGRKVLSGVVGELAQSNDYRLFVQALVGNNTDEFTVVKQSKFDAIQWLQAGLSVSERGKQTGILQLSFSGEDKALIEDILNDVSQNYFLQNVQRNSAEAEKSLAFLQGHLPNIKTELTAAEDTLNRFRQDNESIDLGLEAESTLKVMVALESQLNELTFKESEISQRFTKDHPAYKSLLDKRKVLLAKKKHLDELVQQLPKTQRDVLRMKRDVEVNQQIYIQLLNKVQELNILKAGTVGNVRILDTAQAYSKAVKPKKSLIVVFATLFGGMLSVAIVLVRAALHKGVENPDEVEALGLPVYASIPMSDWQAEMDVKLKHNKRKKNFELHETLLAESNPADLSIEALRGLRTSMHFAMIEAKNNVVMISGPAPGIGKSFVSANFAAVIAKTGQKVLLVDGDMRKGYLQRHFNLDWDRGLSEMLSGKLDTKDVIKPSSIENLDIITRGQIPPNPSELLMHPRFSDFITWASSEYDLVLIDTPPVLAVTDPSIVGALVGTTLMVGRFGQNTVKEIEVARHRFEMAGIEVKGFILNAVEKKASTSYGYGYYNYSYESDKS, translated from the coding sequence ATGAGCAGCAATACACTCAATCAAACAAACAAGTCGCAGCAATCATTACCAAGTAGTGGTGCGGATGAAATCGATTTAGGTAAGTTATTCGGTATATTACTGGACGCGCGATGGACTATTGTCGCGGTTACCTTTATTTTTGCGATATTTGGTGTTGGCTATGCGTTATTAGCAACGCCGGTTTATAAAGCCGATGCATTAATCCAAGTTGAGCAAAAAACTGGCGGTATGTCTGCCCTTGTCGGTGACATGGGGGATATGTTTTCGAGTGAATCTTCTGCAACGACTGAAGTTGAGATCATTAAATCAAGAATGATCTTAAGCCAAACTGTTGATAAAATTAATTTAACCACAATTGCCGAACCTAAATACCTACCGTATATAGGCAAAGGCTTAGCACGCATGAGCGAGCAACAAAAAAGCATTACGATCAGTCGTTTTGAAATCCCAAGTTATGCCGCACCTCTATTTAGCTTGACCATTGATGATGCTAGCAAAGGCGAATATTCGGTTTATGACGATGACGGGCGCAAGGTGTTATCTGGTGTGGTTGGTGAATTGGCCCAGAGCAATGATTATCGTTTGTTTGTGCAAGCCTTAGTGGGTAATAATACTGATGAGTTTACAGTAGTTAAGCAATCTAAATTTGATGCCATTCAATGGTTACAAGCTGGTTTATCGGTAAGTGAACGCGGTAAACAAACCGGTATTTTACAATTATCTTTCAGTGGCGAAGATAAAGCTTTAATCGAAGATATTCTGAATGATGTAAGCCAAAACTATTTCTTACAAAATGTACAACGTAACTCGGCAGAAGCAGAAAAAAGCTTAGCCTTTTTACAAGGTCACCTACCAAACATTAAAACTGAGTTAACTGCGGCTGAAGATACCCTAAACCGTTTTCGACAAGACAACGAATCAATCGATTTAGGGTTAGAAGCCGAGTCAACGTTAAAGGTAATGGTCGCGTTAGAATCGCAGTTAAATGAATTAACTTTTAAAGAGAGTGAAATAAGCCAACGATTCACCAAAGATCACCCTGCTTATAAATCGTTATTAGATAAACGTAAAGTTTTGTTAGCTAAGAAAAAACATCTTGATGAACTAGTTCAACAATTACCAAAAACCCAGCGTGACGTATTACGCATGAAGCGTGATGTTGAAGTAAACCAGCAGATTTATATTCAGTTGTTAAACAAGGTGCAAGAACTGAATATCTTAAAAGCGGGTACGGTCGGTAATGTACGTATTCTTGATACAGCGCAAGCGTATAGCAAAGCAGTGAAACCGAAAAAATCACTGATTGTGGTATTCGCAACCTTATTCGGTGGCATGTTATCGGTTGCTATTGTGCTTGTTCGTGCTGCGCTGCATAAAGGCGTTGAAAACCCAGATGAAGTTGAAGCGTTAGGTTTACCGGTTTATGCCAGCATCCCGATGTCGGATTGGCAGGCAGAAATGGACGTTAAGCTTAAACACAATAAACGTAAGAAGAATTTTGAGTTACACGAGACGTTACTAGCAGAATCGAACCCTGCTGATTTATCCATTGAAGCATTACGTGGTCTACGTACCAGCATGCATTTTGCCATGATAGAAGCCAAAAATAACGTAGTGATGATCTCGGGCCCTGCGCCTGGCATTGGTAAGTCATTCGTATCAGCTAACTTTGCTGCTGTAATTGCGAAAACTGGCCAGAAAGTATTACTCGTTGATGGCGATATGCGTAAAGGCTATTTACAACGTCACTTCAATCTTGACTGGGATCGCGGCTTATCAGAAATGCTGTCGGGTAAATTAGACACTAAAGATGTCATTAAACCATCGAGTATTGAAAATCTCGATATTATTACCCGTGGTCAAATACCACCAAACCCTTCTGAATTGTTAATGCACCCACGCTTTAGCGATTTTATCACATGGGCATCAAGTGAATATGACTTAGTGCTGATTGATACCCCCCCGGTACTGGCTGTAACAGATCCAAGTATTGTTGGTGCGTTAGTGGGTACGACATTAATGGTTGGTCGTTTTGGCCAGAATACAGTAAAAGAAATTGAAGTTGCACGTCATCGCTTTGAAATGGCTGGCATTGAAGTGAAAGGCTTCATTCTGAATGCGGTTGAGAAGAAGGCGAGTACGTCTTATGGGTATGGTTATTATAACTATAGCTATGAGAGTGATAAGTCTTAA
- a CDS encoding UDP-N-acetylglucosamine 4,6-dehydratase produces MSNILSLIGRNNELFTNDINDHGEELKRIVSQSRFLVLGGAGSIGQAVTKEIFKRQPKKLHVVDISENNMVELVRDIRSSFGYIDGDFQTFALDIGSLEYDAFIKADGQYDYVLNLSALKHVRSEKDPYTLMRMIDVNVFNTEKTMQQAASEGVKKYFCVSTDKAANPVNMMGASKRIMEMFLMRRSADITISTARFANVAFSDGSLLHGFNQRIQKRQPIVAPQDIKRYFVTPKESGELCLMSCIFGENRDIFFPKLSESLHLISFADIAVKYLQQLGYEPHLCKDEDEARTLVDTLPEQGKWPCLFMDSDTTGEKDFEEFFTDNETLDMQRFNNLGVIKNEALFDAELVTLFENSITEMKTDCAWTKEQLVELFFTMVPDFGHKETGKYLDSKM; encoded by the coding sequence ATGAGTAATATTTTATCTTTAATTGGTCGAAATAACGAACTATTTACTAATGATATAAATGATCATGGCGAAGAATTAAAGCGTATTGTATCTCAATCTCGTTTTTTAGTTTTAGGTGGTGCAGGATCAATTGGTCAAGCAGTAACAAAAGAGATCTTTAAGCGTCAGCCAAAGAAATTGCACGTTGTCGATATCAGTGAAAATAACATGGTTGAATTGGTGCGTGATATCCGCAGTTCATTTGGTTATATTGACGGTGACTTTCAAACATTTGCATTAGATATCGGTTCATTAGAATACGACGCATTTATTAAAGCGGATGGTCAATATGATTACGTCTTAAACTTATCGGCACTAAAACATGTGCGTAGTGAAAAAGACCCGTATACCTTGATGCGTATGATTGATGTTAATGTATTTAATACTGAAAAAACCATGCAACAAGCTGCTTCTGAAGGTGTAAAAAAGTATTTCTGTGTCTCTACCGACAAAGCAGCGAATCCGGTGAATATGATGGGCGCGTCAAAGCGTATTATGGAAATGTTCCTCATGCGTCGCAGTGCTGACATTACTATTTCAACAGCCCGTTTTGCTAACGTTGCATTTTCTGATGGTTCGTTATTACATGGATTCAATCAACGCATTCAAAAGCGTCAACCTATCGTGGCACCTCAAGATATTAAACGCTATTTCGTGACACCGAAAGAGTCGGGCGAGTTATGTTTAATGTCATGTATTTTTGGTGAAAATCGCGATATCTTTTTCCCTAAATTAAGTGAATCATTGCACTTGATCTCGTTTGCCGATATCGCTGTTAAATACTTACAACAGTTAGGTTATGAACCGCATTTATGTAAAGACGAAGATGAAGCCCGTACATTAGTTGATACATTACCTGAGCAAGGTAAATGGCCATGCCTGTTTATGGACAGTGATACAACTGGTGAAAAAGATTTTGAAGAGTTCTTTACGGATAACGAAACGTTAGATATGCAACGTTTTAATAATCTGGGTGTCATTAAAAATGAAGCTCTATTTGATGCTGAGTTAGTGACATTATTTGAAAATTCCATCACAGAAATGAAAACCGATTGTGCTTGGACTAAAGAGCAATTAGTGGAATTATTCTTTACCATGGTCCCTGATTTTGGTCATAAAGAAACTGGCAAATATTTAGATAGCAAAATGTAA
- a CDS encoding sugar phosphate nucleotidyltransferase: protein MKRAIILAGGLGTRLKPYTVSLPKPLMPVGKYPILEIVIRQLANAGFSHITLAVNHQADIIKAFFQSGEKWGVKIDYSLETERLGTMGPLTIINDLPENFLVMNGDVLTNISFDDLYQTHIQSKCNFTIASKKREQVNDYGVLDVLDNKLIGFREKPISTYQVSMGVYILSRKVMKYMPAQKYFGFDELMLKMLSNGDAVNIYDFKGDWLDIGRPDDYEVAIDEFEDNERKYNL from the coding sequence ATGAAAAGAGCAATTATTTTAGCTGGTGGACTGGGGACAAGATTAAAACCTTATACAGTGTCCTTACCGAAGCCTCTGATGCCTGTAGGGAAGTATCCAATTTTAGAAATTGTCATAAGACAATTAGCTAATGCTGGTTTTAGTCATATTACGTTAGCTGTTAATCATCAAGCTGACATAATAAAAGCCTTTTTTCAAAGTGGAGAGAAATGGGGTGTTAAAATTGACTACTCATTAGAAACTGAACGACTTGGAACTATGGGGCCTTTAACTATTATTAATGACCTCCCTGAAAACTTCTTAGTCATGAATGGCGATGTGTTGACTAACATTTCTTTTGATGATCTATATCAAACTCATATTCAATCGAAGTGCAACTTTACTATTGCATCAAAAAAGCGGGAACAAGTGAATGACTATGGCGTGCTTGATGTACTAGATAATAAGTTAATAGGGTTTAGAGAGAAGCCTATTTCTACTTACCAAGTAAGTATGGGCGTTTATATATTAAGCCGAAAGGTGATGAAATATATGCCAGCCCAAAAATATTTTGGGTTTGATGAATTAATGTTGAAAATGTTGTCAAATGGTGACGCTGTCAACATTTATGATTTTAAGGGTGACTGGCTAGATATAGGTAGACCTGATGACTATGAAGTTGCTATTGATGAATTTGAAGATAATGAAAGAAAGTATAATCTATGA
- a CDS encoding NAD(P)-dependent oxidoreductase, which translates to MRTLILTGAEGFIGREILPELQKTFNVISLTRKNFDLSSSKYWEMLEKVDTVIHLAALTSVEKSWNTPEYYIENNTSITLNVLKYCRINKVKLIFISSYMYGNSKELPVDEEQQRVANNPYALSKKIEEEIIEFYTKYYGVDAAILRLFNVYGPEQSNSFLLGQMIEQACKEKKIVVNDIRPKRDYVHIADVVSAIICIIRPEEKFRGGVYNICSGTSFSVKTIAQKIVENLPYAVEIINKDIHRKNEIMDSLGSYEKINKDYGWEPIISIEDGIRGMLNSKVKSQDLL; encoded by the coding sequence ATGAGAACTCTTATTTTAACTGGAGCAGAAGGTTTTATTGGGCGTGAAATTTTACCCGAACTTCAAAAAACATTTAATGTAATATCTTTGACTAGAAAAAATTTTGACCTATCGTCATCTAAATATTGGGAAATGCTTGAAAAGGTAGATACAGTTATTCACCTGGCTGCATTAACATCTGTCGAAAAAAGTTGGAATACACCAGAGTATTATATTGAAAATAATACTTCGATAACTCTGAATGTTCTGAAATATTGCAGGATAAACAAAGTAAAATTGATTTTTATTAGCAGTTATATGTATGGAAATTCTAAAGAATTGCCTGTAGATGAAGAGCAACAGCGAGTAGCAAATAATCCATATGCGTTATCAAAAAAAATTGAGGAAGAAATTATTGAGTTCTATACAAAATATTATGGTGTGGATGCTGCAATACTTCGCTTGTTCAATGTGTACGGTCCAGAACAAAGCAACAGTTTTTTACTTGGACAGATGATTGAGCAGGCATGTAAGGAAAAAAAAATAGTTGTTAATGATATACGTCCTAAAAGAGACTATGTTCATATCGCAGACGTGGTGTCAGCTATTATATGTATTATCCGACCGGAAGAAAAATTTAGGGGCGGGGTATATAATATATGCAGTGGAACATCTTTTTCAGTAAAAACGATCGCTCAAAAAATTGTAGAAAATTTGCCATACGCTGTGGAAATAATAAACAAAGACATACATCGAAAAAACGAAATTATGGATAGTTTAGGTTCATATGAAAAAATCAATAAGGATTATGGTTGGGAACCAATAATATCAATTGAAGATGGTATCAGAGGTATGTTGAATTCAAAAGTTAAGAGCCAAGATTTATTATGA
- a CDS encoding glycosyltransferase produces MSLSIVISTMGRPATLYRIIECLSRQDYPIENIIIIEASGFQWEMDVFPLQNIRVEYKKGLSLLGARKYGLSLTCSKYVAFLDDDIIIDNDYLSSAVGFLEGNYNYNGVGGTYEDNFTKNRSKLSTLIGKFFFIYGNGRSNSLISSGWADYVRLEHASKESDAEWLFGCNGVYRAEALNRLNNEEEMVKWSFLEDVILGAKLTNEYGITLRILPNLNVIHAPEETSGDYNIQTLRMRVLYRHLYFRNILQKRNIFKYCFSMLGNILLLGKSSISIDNFIEIAKVYSFLIVNWKKMDWDKVNEYIIKKD; encoded by the coding sequence ATGAGTCTTTCAATTGTCATTTCTACTATGGGAAGGCCGGCAACCTTATATAGGATTATCGAATGTTTAAGTCGGCAAGACTACCCAATAGAAAACATTATTATAATTGAAGCGTCCGGTTTTCAATGGGAAATGGATGTTTTTCCACTACAAAATATTCGTGTTGAGTATAAAAAAGGATTGTCTTTACTTGGCGCTAGAAAGTACGGGTTGAGCTTGACTTGTTCAAAATACGTAGCTTTTTTAGATGATGATATTATCATTGATAATGATTATTTGTCTTCTGCTGTTGGTTTTCTAGAAGGTAATTATAACTACAACGGAGTTGGTGGTACATATGAAGATAATTTTACAAAAAACAGATCGAAGTTATCTACTTTAATCGGTAAGTTCTTTTTCATATATGGTAATGGTCGTTCTAATAGTCTAATTAGTTCGGGATGGGCTGATTATGTACGCCTAGAACATGCGAGTAAAGAGAGTGATGCTGAATGGCTTTTTGGTTGTAACGGTGTTTATAGGGCTGAAGCTTTAAATCGCTTAAATAATGAAGAAGAAATGGTTAAATGGTCATTCTTAGAGGATGTTATTCTTGGGGCTAAATTAACTAATGAGTATGGTATAACATTAAGAATATTACCTAATTTAAACGTTATACATGCACCTGAAGAAACTAGCGGAGATTACAACATACAGACTCTACGGATGAGGGTGTTATATAGACATTTATATTTTCGTAACATTTTACAAAAAAGAAATATATTCAAGTATTGTTTTTCAATGTTGGGCAATATTTTATTGTTGGGTAAAAGTAGCATTTCAATTGACAACTTTATAGAAATTGCAAAAGTCTATAGTTTCTTAATTGTTAACTGGAAAAAAATGGATTGGGATAAAGTAAATGAATATATCATTAAGAAAGATTAG
- a CDS encoding GT-D fold domain-containing glycosyltransferase, with the protein MNISLRKISIFGKFPFIKLQQIIDNPKYLLHLIIKNIWYKFDRKDYSSKYQNIDILEPNETLKILVSNHCSFARFSDGEFDILTGAGIYPPDSNWSQLWSSELEKKLKQVLSSTDDRLFIAVDPKETFLSTKEKQHKIPFEYNMWIDMKRMMWKFLHEGRQYGHCHLFIKKNAPDFEWDIFRNYVENYDVIVVTGNTKAIKHLSIGNTTYFIDVGTNDAFSNLNVIEGRVLDCIKGNKLDKKNTIVFASLGPTACILAHELLSYDIRVWDTGHMFEFADKKFMEEVFKNERA; encoded by the coding sequence ATGAATATATCATTAAGAAAGATTAGTATTTTTGGAAAGTTTCCGTTTATAAAGCTTCAACAGATTATTGATAACCCAAAGTATCTTTTACATTTAATAATTAAAAATATTTGGTATAAATTTGACAGAAAGGATTATAGCTCAAAGTATCAAAATATTGACATATTGGAGCCGAATGAAACGTTAAAAATATTGGTTTCTAATCATTGTTCTTTTGCACGTTTCTCTGATGGTGAGTTTGATATATTAACAGGTGCGGGGATATACCCACCTGATTCTAACTGGTCTCAACTGTGGAGCTCAGAATTGGAAAAGAAACTAAAACAAGTGTTATCATCAACTGATGATCGGCTATTTATTGCAGTCGATCCTAAAGAAACGTTTCTGTCGACAAAAGAAAAGCAACATAAGATACCTTTTGAGTACAATATGTGGATTGACATGAAGAGAATGATGTGGAAATTTCTTCATGAAGGAAGACAGTATGGGCATTGTCACTTATTTATAAAAAAAAATGCACCAGACTTTGAATGGGATATATTTAGAAATTATGTCGAAAATTACGATGTTATAGTAGTTACGGGAAATACCAAAGCTATTAAACATTTAAGTATTGGTAATACGACTTACTTTATAGATGTTGGTACTAATGATGCATTCTCTAATTTAAATGTAATTGAGGGGAGAGTATTAGACTGTATTAAAGGAAATAAGTTAGATAAAAAAAATACAATAGTGTTTGCTTCATTAGGTCCAACAGCTTGTATCCTAGCACATGAACTTTTAAGTTATGATATAAGAGTTTGGGATACGGGGCATATGTTCGAATTTGCGGATAAAAAATTTATGGAGGAAGTATTTAAAAATGAGCGTGCCTAA
- a CDS encoding glycosyltransferase family 32 protein: protein MSVPKIIHHIWIGSSELPENVKKCIESSNFQNKDYQHILHTDCDYNILPPFIKYCYDKQLWAFVSDYLRFKYLFEDGGIYLDTDMYVLRDFSDFLDADFFSGYNREKSHIYCGIIGCEPGNSIALQAMKFYENYNSFDLITSPEVLSKVFYEYKTLQSKIYSSNFFYPISSEESYDILDLHSSYTTHLWDESWVKFVGLRRVLRRLGIIRCYHKLKKCI from the coding sequence ATGAGCGTGCCTAAAATAATACATCATATTTGGATTGGTAGTTCTGAATTACCAGAAAATGTGAAGAAATGTATTGAATCATCTAATTTCCAAAATAAAGACTATCAGCATATCCTACATACGGATTGTGATTACAATATACTACCTCCATTTATTAAATACTGTTATGACAAACAACTTTGGGCATTTGTATCTGATTATCTGAGATTTAAATATCTGTTCGAGGACGGAGGGATATATTTAGATACTGATATGTATGTACTAAGGGATTTTAGCGATTTTCTTGATGCTGATTTTTTTTCAGGGTACAACAGAGAGAAAAGTCATATATATTGTGGGATAATTGGTTGTGAACCTGGTAACTCAATAGCTTTACAAGCTATGAAATTTTACGAAAATTATAATTCTTTCGATTTAATAACATCACCAGAAGTACTGAGTAAGGTTTTTTATGAATATAAAACATTACAAAGTAAAATATACTCAAGTAACTTTTTTTACCCTATTTCTAGCGAAGAATCGTATGATATTTTAGATCTTCACTCTTCTTACACAACTCATTTATGGGATGAAAGTTGGGTCAAGTTTGTCGGGTTAAGAAGGGTTTTACGGAGACTCGGAATTATCAGATGTTATCACAAATTAAAAAAGTGTATATGA